From the Sinorhizobium garamanticum genome, one window contains:
- a CDS encoding SDR family oxidoreductase, with translation MADRSSVALITGAGSGIGRATALALAADGMKVGLLGRTRPQLEDCASEIGAAGGEALVLEADVADELAMRNAVKTLVREFEHLDVVVANAGINGVWAPIDDLKPSEWDKTIAVNLRGTFLTLHMTVPYLKESGGGSIVVVSSINGTRTFTTPGATAYTATKAAQVAIVQQLALELAKHHIRVNAVCPGEIETQIDENTSLRHAKETAIPVEWPDGEIPITGGKPGRSEDVAEVIRFLVSDDARHVTGTPIWIDGGQGLLR, from the coding sequence ATGGCGGATCGATCGTCTGTCGCCCTGATCACGGGCGCGGGCTCCGGCATCGGACGCGCCACCGCACTTGCGCTTGCCGCCGACGGAATGAAGGTCGGCCTGCTCGGCCGTACCCGCCCGCAGCTCGAAGATTGCGCTTCGGAGATCGGTGCCGCCGGGGGCGAAGCATTGGTGCTCGAAGCCGATGTGGCGGATGAGCTTGCGATGCGAAACGCGGTGAAGACGCTTGTCCGTGAATTCGAGCATCTCGATGTCGTCGTCGCCAATGCCGGCATCAACGGCGTCTGGGCGCCGATCGACGACTTGAAGCCGTCCGAATGGGACAAGACGATTGCCGTCAATCTGCGCGGGACGTTTCTGACGCTGCATATGACGGTTCCTTATCTCAAGGAAAGCGGAGGCGGCTCGATCGTCGTTGTGTCATCGATCAACGGTACGCGGACCTTCACCACACCCGGCGCAACCGCATACACCGCCACCAAGGCGGCGCAGGTAGCGATCGTCCAGCAACTGGCCCTCGAACTGGCCAAGCACCATATTCGCGTGAATGCGGTGTGCCCGGGAGAGATCGAGACGCAGATCGACGAGAACACCAGCCTGCGCCATGCGAAGGAAACCGCGATACCGGTAGAGTGGCCGGACGGCGAAATCCCGATTACGGGCGGCAAACCCGGCCGCAGTGAGGACGTTGCGGAAGTCATCCGCTTCCTGGTTTCCGATGACGCGCGACACGTTACTGGCACCCCCATCTGGATCGATGGAGGTCAGGGCCTGCTGAGGTAA
- a CDS encoding low affinity iron permease family protein produces the protein MSQKTHVFTKFSTAVAEYSGRPVAFVLAVAAIAIWAISGPFFGFSQTWQLIVNSATTIVTFLMVFVLQNSQIRGGTAVQAKLDEIILTSSAENEYVGIEELEEEELKRITEILKEHAQSEEDHALHEKISRATRRQPAGKA, from the coding sequence ATGTCACAAAAGACCCATGTGTTCACCAAGTTTTCGACTGCGGTTGCGGAATATTCCGGGCGGCCAGTCGCATTCGTACTTGCCGTGGCCGCGATCGCCATCTGGGCCATCAGCGGACCGTTTTTCGGCTTTTCCCAAACCTGGCAACTGATCGTGAACTCCGCGACCACAATCGTAACCTTTCTCATGGTTTTCGTTCTCCAAAATTCGCAGATCCGCGGCGGCACAGCGGTTCAGGCGAAACTCGACGAGATCATCCTGACGAGTTCGGCGGAGAACGAATATGTCGGCATCGAGGAGCTTGAAGAGGAAGAACTGAAGCGCATCACCGAGATCCTTAAGGAACACGCTCAAAGCGAGGAAGATCACGCTCTGCACGAGAAGATATCGCGCGCGACCCGGCGCCAGCCCGCAGGAAAAGCATAA
- a CDS encoding sugar phosphate isomerase/epimerase family protein: protein MSTFEPGLCTVTFRSLPPDRIVELAVEAGLAAIEWAGDAHVPPGDEPIARDVGRLSERAGLATSYGSYVAPPTDDLSVFRRALDSAIALGASNIRIWPGTRQRDSKDYSASERRAAAAAIRDMGAEAARHGVTVSLEYHPQSLTDNTDSARRLIDAIAHANVYLYWQPRPGLPLDEALAEIGQVGQHISHLHVFAWDSDRNRFPLKSASDYWRAVLAAMPASRWTGRRFAMLEFVANDDPAAFSEDAATLGQILQG, encoded by the coding sequence ATGAGCACGTTCGAACCCGGGCTCTGCACAGTCACGTTCCGCAGCCTGCCCCCAGACAGGATCGTGGAGCTGGCGGTAGAAGCCGGGCTTGCGGCGATCGAATGGGCGGGCGACGCCCATGTCCCCCCGGGGGACGAGCCGATCGCCCGCGACGTCGGGCGTCTCTCGGAAAGGGCCGGCTTGGCAACGTCCTATGGTTCCTATGTTGCGCCGCCCACCGATGACCTTTCCGTGTTCCGACGCGCTCTCGACAGCGCAATCGCACTTGGAGCGTCGAATATCCGCATCTGGCCCGGCACGCGCCAGCGCGATTCCAAAGACTACAGCGCCAGTGAACGACGGGCCGCAGCGGCTGCAATCCGCGACATGGGTGCGGAAGCCGCGCGGCATGGGGTCACCGTGTCGTTGGAATATCACCCACAGTCCTTGACGGATAATACGGATTCTGCGCGTCGCCTGATCGATGCGATCGCGCACGCCAATGTCTATCTTTACTGGCAGCCACGGCCGGGGCTTCCGCTTGACGAAGCTCTGGCCGAGATCGGTCAAGTCGGCCAGCACATTTCGCATCTTCATGTTTTCGCCTGGGATAGCGATCGCAACCGCTTTCCCCTGAAGTCGGCGTCCGATTACTGGCGGGCGGTTCTGGCCGCCATGCCTGCCTCGCGCTGGACCGGGCGACGCTTTGCCATGTTGGAATTCGTGGCAAATGACGATCCTGCAGCCTTCTCCGAAGACGCCGCGACCCTCGGCCAAATCCTCCAAGGATGA
- a CDS encoding hydroxyacid dehydrogenase, which produces MTRPAIAFAMQPDRTRYVLTPELLVRFDSLGRVLDQRPMTEFGDARAKRLLAETEILVTGWGAPLFDRAALAAAPHLRLVVHAAGTIKGVIDDCVFDAGVAVSHAAEANAVPVAEFTLAAIIFAGKQVFRFRDLYTADRDRTRTYLLQGQPIGNYRRTIGIVGASRIGRRVIELLRPFDYQVLLYDPLVGQEAASALNVEKVDLDTLMARADIVSLHAPSLPETRHMIDARRLSLMKDGATLINTARGALVDEAALIEKLKTGTINAVIDVTHPEVPERNSPLYDLPNVFLTPHIAGAVGLERTRLGEMAADEIARFIEGRPLLYEVRKADLERMA; this is translated from the coding sequence ATGACGCGCCCCGCAATTGCTTTTGCGATGCAGCCGGACAGGACGCGGTACGTTCTCACACCAGAACTTCTTGTCAGGTTCGACAGTCTCGGGCGCGTTCTGGATCAACGACCGATGACGGAGTTCGGCGATGCCCGCGCGAAGCGGCTGCTGGCCGAAACGGAAATCCTGGTCACCGGCTGGGGTGCCCCCTTGTTCGACCGAGCGGCGCTTGCCGCGGCACCGCACCTCCGCCTCGTCGTACACGCGGCCGGAACGATCAAGGGGGTGATCGACGACTGCGTTTTCGATGCAGGAGTGGCCGTGAGCCATGCGGCCGAAGCCAACGCCGTGCCGGTCGCCGAGTTCACACTTGCGGCGATCATTTTTGCCGGCAAGCAGGTGTTTCGGTTCCGCGATCTCTACACCGCCGACCGGGACCGCACGCGCACCTATCTCCTGCAGGGGCAGCCGATTGGAAACTATCGCCGCACAATCGGGATTGTCGGCGCGTCGAGGATCGGCAGACGGGTGATCGAGCTTCTTCGTCCCTTCGATTATCAGGTGCTGCTCTATGACCCGTTGGTCGGGCAAGAGGCCGCTTCCGCCCTCAATGTCGAGAAGGTCGATCTCGATACTTTGATGGCGCGTGCGGACATCGTATCGCTGCATGCACCGTCGCTCCCCGAGACCCGGCACATGATCGACGCGCGGCGGCTGTCGCTCATGAAGGACGGCGCAACGCTGATCAACACGGCGCGAGGTGCACTCGTCGACGAGGCCGCGCTTATCGAGAAGCTGAAGACCGGCACGATCAATGCCGTCATCGACGTCACCCATCCCGAAGTGCCTGAAAGGAATTCTCCGCTCTACGACCTCCCGAACGTCTTCCTGACCCCGCACATTGCCGGCGCTGTCGGCCTTGAACGGACGCGCCTTGGCGAGATGGCGGCCGATGAGATCGCCCGCTTCATCGAAGGCAGGCCGCTGCTTTACGAGGTTCGCAAGGCCGACCTGGAGCGCATGGCATGA
- a CDS encoding DUF2264 domain-containing protein, protein MTYDPATANPLGSNPLATRSDMRRALVDLFNPLLPYFSRGNARVRLDAAAGHFDRAAADLEGFARPLWGLAPFSAGGGQFAHWDRYAEGIANGTDPNHPEFWGSVNGRDQRMVELAALGFALALVPEKLWDPLSPRAKDNLVAYLIHARQFDYADNNWKFFRIFVDIALDRLGIEYDRSLTKQYLTELEGFYIADGWYRDGNVRRIDHYIPFAMHFYGLIYSRLVDDDYARRYRERALAFAQDFRHWFGQDGATLPFGRSLTYRFACAGFWSALAFADLEALPWGEIKGLCLRHLRWWADKPMTHRDGVLSIGYGYPNLLMSENYNSAGSPYWAFKAFLPLAIGEDHPFWTSPETPPAPLDETVPLRHPGMVMMPCKGDVIALSSGQENRQMRFGSEKYAKFAYSTRYGFSVESDERAFAGGAFDSMLAFSDDGIHYRVREANEVARLAGNVLYSKWSPWPDVVVETWLLPSAPWHVRVHRVTTPRELETAEGGFAIARRDFEADTLFSAPGAAHAIGAEDFSGICDLGSSVAREGLAQKAPPNTNLISAKTLVPQLRATIRAGETILRCAVLAVRDASAVSGDWTRPPAAPDLDALHVLARQGESVSAMDAPGRIP, encoded by the coding sequence ATGACCTATGATCCCGCCACCGCCAATCCGCTTGGCTCCAATCCACTGGCAACGCGCAGTGACATGCGGCGCGCCCTGGTCGACCTCTTCAATCCGCTGCTGCCATACTTCTCCAGAGGAAACGCCCGCGTTCGCCTCGACGCCGCCGCTGGTCACTTCGATCGCGCCGCGGCTGACCTCGAAGGTTTTGCAAGGCCGCTTTGGGGCCTCGCACCTTTCAGCGCCGGCGGCGGTCAGTTCGCCCATTGGGACCGTTATGCAGAGGGTATCGCCAATGGCACCGACCCGAACCATCCGGAGTTCTGGGGCAGCGTCAACGGTCGTGACCAGCGCATGGTCGAGCTCGCCGCGTTGGGCTTCGCGCTTGCCCTGGTGCCGGAAAAGCTGTGGGATCCGCTATCTCCTCGGGCGAAAGACAACCTCGTCGCCTATCTCATCCACGCCCGGCAGTTCGACTATGCTGACAATAACTGGAAGTTCTTCCGCATATTCGTCGACATCGCTCTGGATCGTCTGGGTATTGAATACGACCGCAGCCTCACCAAGCAGTATCTGACCGAACTCGAAGGCTTCTATATTGCGGATGGCTGGTATCGCGATGGCAATGTACGGCGCATCGACCACTACATCCCCTTTGCCATGCACTTCTACGGCCTGATCTATTCGCGGCTCGTCGATGATGATTATGCCAGGCGCTACCGCGAGCGAGCCCTCGCCTTTGCGCAGGATTTTCGTCACTGGTTCGGGCAGGACGGCGCGACCCTCCCCTTCGGCCGCAGCCTCACCTACCGTTTCGCCTGTGCGGGCTTCTGGTCGGCGCTCGCCTTTGCCGATCTGGAGGCGCTGCCCTGGGGCGAGATCAAGGGCCTTTGCCTTCGCCACCTCAGATGGTGGGCGGACAAGCCGATGACCCACCGGGACGGCGTGCTGTCGATCGGCTACGGCTATCCGAACCTCCTGATGTCGGAAAACTACAATTCGGCGGGCTCGCCCTATTGGGCGTTCAAGGCTTTCCTGCCGCTTGCGATCGGCGAAGACCACCCGTTCTGGACAAGCCCGGAAACGCCTCCGGCGCCGCTCGACGAGACGGTCCCCCTTCGCCATCCGGGCATGGTGATGATGCCTTGCAAGGGCGACGTGATCGCGCTTTCCTCCGGCCAGGAAAACCGGCAGATGCGGTTCGGTTCGGAGAAATATGCGAAATTCGCCTATTCGACGCGCTACGGCTTCAGCGTCGAGAGCGACGAACGGGCTTTTGCCGGCGGCGCCTTCGATTCCATGCTGGCCTTCAGCGACGACGGCATTCACTACCGGGTGCGAGAGGCGAATGAAGTAGCGCGGCTTGCCGGTAATGTGCTCTATTCGAAATGGTCGCCTTGGCCGGACGTCGTCGTCGAAACCTGGCTGCTGCCGTCGGCGCCGTGGCATGTGCGGGTGCATCGGGTCACGACGCCGAGAGAGCTCGAGACAGCCGAAGGCGGCTTCGCCATCGCCAGACGAGACTTCGAGGCCGACACGCTTTTCTCGGCGCCCGGCGCGGCCCATGCCATCGGCGCGGAGGATTTCAGCGGGATCTGCGATCTCGGCTCGTCTGTAGCGCGCGAAGGGCTGGCTCAGAAGGCTCCGCCAAATACCAACCTGATCTCCGCAAAGACGCTGGTGCCACAACTGCGCGCCACCATACGCGCCGGCGAGACCATCCTGCGCTGCGCCGTGTTGGCCGTTCGCGACGCCTCCGCCGTTTCAGGTGATTGGACGAGGCCGCCGGCCGCCCCAGACCTTGACGCCTTGCATGTTCTCGCGAGGCAAGGCGAGAGCGTGAGCGCAATGGACGCACCAGGACGAATTCCATGA
- a CDS encoding LacI family DNA-binding transcriptional regulator produces the protein MSDAPTKRFRQSDIATRAGVSVSTVSRVLANEPGISEDVRRQILKVASDLGYPVKAGPRMTPGTLALIASNGVTGVLSIFYEGIVEGLRSEAALQGIPFDIRLVSEAKATPETVRDLMESVGAQGLFLVGIDPGEALSAWLMESRTPVILVNGTDPRLRFDGVSPSNFFGAYAAAQRLIDAGHRRILHLTGSHRHTIRERICGFETAVASAGGEARVIRLPFETNASVEAHAATLAALKEDPGFSAAFCMNDFVAVGVLEAVTELGLKMPKDFAIVGFDDLPCAEMASPRLATMRVDRVALGREAVGMMHFRFRHPEAPARHVSHAVIPVHGGTLDKGQRS, from the coding sequence ATGAGTGACGCGCCCACAAAACGATTCCGCCAATCCGACATCGCCACCCGCGCCGGAGTTTCAGTTTCCACCGTCTCGCGTGTTCTCGCGAACGAACCTGGCATCAGCGAAGACGTCCGCCGACAGATTCTCAAGGTTGCGAGCGACCTCGGCTATCCCGTGAAGGCCGGCCCGAGGATGACCCCGGGTACCTTGGCACTGATCGCGAGCAATGGCGTCACCGGAGTGTTGAGCATTTTCTACGAGGGTATTGTCGAGGGCTTGCGTTCAGAGGCTGCCCTGCAGGGCATTCCCTTTGACATCCGCCTCGTCAGCGAGGCGAAGGCGACACCCGAGACTGTCCGGGATCTGATGGAATCCGTCGGCGCGCAAGGGCTGTTCCTGGTCGGCATCGACCCCGGTGAGGCGCTCAGCGCGTGGCTGATGGAAAGCCGCACGCCCGTAATACTCGTCAACGGCACCGACCCTCGATTGCGCTTCGACGGTGTCTCGCCGTCGAACTTCTTCGGCGCCTATGCAGCGGCGCAGCGGCTTATCGACGCCGGCCACCGCCGCATCCTCCACCTGACCGGGTCGCATCGCCACACAATCCGCGAGCGCATATGCGGTTTCGAAACGGCCGTCGCTTCGGCTGGAGGCGAGGCGCGTGTCATCCGCTTGCCGTTCGAGACCAATGCGAGCGTCGAGGCACATGCGGCGACACTCGCCGCACTCAAGGAGGATCCCGGTTTCTCGGCCGCCTTCTGCATGAACGACTTTGTCGCCGTAGGCGTGCTCGAAGCGGTGACCGAACTCGGCCTTAAGATGCCCAAGGATTTTGCCATCGTCGGCTTCGACGACCTGCCTTGCGCCGAGATGGCCAGCCCACGTCTGGCGACGATGCGCGTCGATCGCGTGGCCCTCGGCCGCGAGGCGGTCGGCATGATGCACTTCCGCTTCCGTCATCCGGAAGCCCCCGCTCGGCACGTGTCCCACGCGGTCATCCCGGTACATGGCGGCACACTAGACAAAGGACAGCGCTCATGA
- a CDS encoding ABC transporter substrate-binding protein — protein MLINRRTFMLGAAGATAGVTLGPSGLRPTFAAENVNLRAMWWGSNDRSKRTLSVARLFQEKNPDITVVGESLSGEGYWTKLATQMAGRAIADIFQLEPNTISDYSKRGACLALDPFVPSVLDVKGFGDDVLKLTTVDGKLWGIGLGLNSFALFYDADAFAKAGVTPPGLDTTWSEYADIAVEMAKATGKGGGPYAARYTYVFDAWLRQRGSSLFNESGLGFGVEEAKEWYAYWEDLRKRGGTVGADIQTLDQNTIDTNCLALGYSAIGMAYSNQMIGYQLIMKSKLGIGMLPRGEKGGPSGHYYRPALIWSVGATTEHGEEAAKFISFFVNDVEAGKILGVERGVPMSPKVREAILPLLNPTEAETVKYINALKDQVGSYPPPAPLGATEFDHRVFRPIADELAFERISVADAATRLVEEGKATIRAG, from the coding sequence ATGCTAATCAATCGACGCACATTCATGCTCGGCGCGGCAGGCGCAACTGCTGGTGTTACGCTCGGCCCCAGTGGCCTTCGGCCGACCTTTGCGGCAGAAAACGTGAATCTGCGCGCCATGTGGTGGGGCTCCAACGATCGCTCGAAGCGAACATTAAGCGTTGCCAGGCTCTTCCAGGAGAAGAACCCCGACATCACCGTTGTCGGCGAGAGCCTGAGCGGCGAAGGCTACTGGACGAAGCTCGCGACACAGATGGCCGGTCGCGCCATAGCCGACATCTTCCAGCTCGAGCCCAATACGATTTCGGATTACTCGAAGCGCGGCGCCTGCCTCGCTCTGGATCCGTTTGTCCCTTCGGTGCTGGATGTGAAAGGTTTCGGCGACGACGTGCTGAAGCTGACGACCGTGGATGGCAAACTCTGGGGTATTGGCCTCGGCCTCAACTCCTTTGCACTGTTTTACGATGCCGATGCTTTCGCAAAAGCAGGCGTCACCCCTCCCGGGCTTGACACCACCTGGTCGGAATACGCCGACATCGCGGTCGAGATGGCCAAGGCCACCGGCAAGGGCGGCGGGCCGTATGCAGCTCGCTACACCTATGTCTTCGATGCCTGGCTGAGGCAGCGCGGCAGCAGTCTTTTCAACGAAAGTGGACTGGGCTTCGGCGTCGAAGAGGCCAAGGAGTGGTATGCCTACTGGGAGGATCTGCGCAAGCGGGGCGGCACCGTGGGGGCCGACATCCAGACGCTCGACCAGAATACGATCGACACCAACTGCCTGGCGCTCGGCTATTCGGCGATCGGCATGGCCTATTCGAACCAGATGATCGGCTACCAGCTCATCATGAAGAGCAAGCTTGGCATCGGCATGCTGCCGCGGGGCGAGAAGGGCGGCCCCTCCGGCCACTATTATCGTCCTGCTCTGATCTGGAGTGTCGGCGCCACCACGGAGCATGGCGAAGAAGCCGCCAAGTTCATCAGTTTCTTCGTCAACGACGTCGAAGCCGGCAAGATCCTCGGGGTCGAACGCGGTGTGCCGATGTCGCCGAAGGTTCGCGAAGCAATACTGCCGCTGCTTAATCCGACGGAAGCCGAAACGGTGAAATACATCAACGCGCTGAAGGACCAGGTCGGCAGCTATCCGCCGCCGGCTCCGCTCGGGGCGACGGAGTTCGACCATCGCGTATTTCGCCCGATTGCCGACGAGCTCGCTTTCGAGCGCATATCGGTCGCGGATGCTGCAACACGTCTCGTCGAAGAGGGGAAAGCGACCATCCGCGCCGGCTGA
- a CDS encoding NAD-dependent epimerase/dehydratase family protein yields MTTRLLVTGAGGALGRNARQGLKGCAKVLRLSDITDLAPAEEGEEVVRCDLADRQAVDDLVRDCDAILHLGAIAVEADFDALLQANIVGTYNLYEAARKAGVRRIVFASTNHVTGFHRIGEMLDHTSPRRPDSLYGVSKCFGEDLARLYFDKYGLETACLRIGSCFPEPKNQRMLSTWLSPRDFLSLVRRLLEAPAIGYLVLYGASENRDAWWSNAHADFLGWQPIDSSEPFREAIERREPGPAEGSAYQGGRLATVKARPGD; encoded by the coding sequence ATGACGACGCGACTGCTGGTGACGGGAGCGGGAGGTGCCTTGGGCCGCAATGCCCGGCAGGGTTTGAAAGGCTGCGCGAAGGTCTTGCGCCTATCGGATATCACCGATCTTGCCCCGGCCGAGGAGGGCGAGGAAGTGGTCCGGTGTGACCTAGCCGACCGGCAGGCCGTCGATGATCTTGTGCGTGACTGCGACGCGATCCTGCATCTTGGCGCGATCGCCGTTGAAGCCGATTTCGACGCCCTGCTCCAGGCCAACATCGTCGGCACCTATAATCTCTATGAGGCGGCGCGAAAGGCGGGCGTCCGGCGCATCGTCTTCGCGAGCACCAACCATGTGACGGGCTTTCACCGCATCGGCGAGATGCTCGACCATACGTCGCCACGTCGGCCGGACAGCCTTTACGGCGTCAGCAAGTGCTTCGGCGAGGATCTTGCCCGGCTCTACTTCGACAAATACGGCCTGGAGACGGCTTGTCTGAGAATAGGAAGTTGCTTCCCCGAGCCGAAGAACCAGCGCATGCTTTCCACCTGGCTGAGCCCACGTGATTTCCTGTCGCTGGTGCGCAGGCTTCTCGAGGCTCCGGCCATCGGTTATCTGGTGCTCTACGGCGCCTCGGAGAACCGGGATGCGTGGTGGTCGAACGCGCACGCCGATTTCCTCGGTTGGCAACCGATAGACAGCAGCGAGCCTTTTCGCGAGGCAATCGAGCGGCGCGAGCCCGGACCCGCGGAAGGCAGCGCGTACCAGGGCGGTCGCCTTGCGACGGTCAAGGCCCGCCCCGGGGATTAG
- the araD gene encoding L-arabinonate dehydratase, translated as MTRRKKPEEFRSFRWFGVKDLRSFGHRSRLYQMGYDNAEIAGKPVIAIINTWSDINPCHAHLRTRAEEVKRGVWQAGGFPIELPAMSLAETYVKPTTMLYRNFLAMEVEELIRSHPVDGVVLLAGCDKTTPATIMGAIQVDLPTIFVPAGPMLRGNYRGQALGSGSDVWKYWAEKEAGRITEQEWNVMERGIARSFGTCMTMGTASTMTALADTLGLSLPGASAIPAADAGHSRMAALSGARIVEMVFEDLKPSDILTAKAFENALTVHMAMAGSTNAMIHLIAMARRCGVKLTLDDFDRVSEKVPVLCNIRPTGEFLMEDFYYAGGLPALWKQLEPLLHLEERNVIGSIGEAIREIEVHLPDVIRSLDNPVAARGGTAILKGNLAPQGCVMKPAAADPALLKHRGPALVFDDYEAMMKAVNDEDLDVTADTVLILRNAGPVGGPGMPEWGMLPIPKKLLKQGVRDMVRISDARMSGTSYGACILHVAPESYVGGPLAAVRNGDVIALDVANRTLTLEVSSAEIERRLSRWRPPERDYSRGFLKMHAEHIQQAPEGCDFTFLQSPHKLPEPEIH; from the coding sequence ATGACCAGGCGCAAGAAACCGGAGGAATTTCGAAGCTTTCGCTGGTTCGGCGTCAAGGACCTGCGCTCCTTCGGCCACAGGTCCCGGCTTTACCAGATGGGCTACGACAATGCCGAAATCGCCGGCAAGCCGGTCATTGCGATCATCAACACCTGGAGCGACATCAATCCGTGCCACGCGCATCTGCGCACCCGCGCCGAGGAGGTGAAGCGCGGCGTGTGGCAGGCCGGCGGCTTCCCGATCGAACTGCCGGCGATGTCACTGGCGGAAACCTACGTGAAGCCGACGACGATGCTTTACCGCAACTTCCTCGCCATGGAAGTGGAGGAACTCATCCGGTCGCATCCGGTCGACGGCGTCGTGCTGCTTGCCGGCTGCGACAAGACCACGCCGGCGACGATCATGGGCGCGATCCAGGTCGACCTTCCAACTATCTTCGTGCCGGCGGGACCTATGCTGCGCGGCAACTATCGCGGCCAGGCCCTGGGTTCGGGCTCCGATGTCTGGAAGTACTGGGCGGAAAAAGAGGCCGGGCGCATTACCGAGCAGGAATGGAACGTCATGGAGCGCGGCATCGCCCGCTCCTTCGGCACCTGCATGACCATGGGCACGGCCTCCACGATGACGGCGCTTGCCGACACGCTGGGTCTCTCACTGCCCGGCGCCTCCGCCATTCCCGCCGCCGATGCCGGCCATTCGCGCATGGCCGCGCTCTCCGGCGCGCGCATCGTCGAGATGGTCTTCGAGGACCTGAAGCCCTCGGACATCCTGACGGCCAAGGCGTTTGAGAACGCATTGACGGTGCATATGGCGATGGCCGGCTCGACCAATGCGATGATTCACCTGATAGCGATGGCGCGGCGATGCGGCGTCAAGCTGACCTTGGACGACTTCGATCGCGTGTCGGAGAAGGTCCCGGTCCTCTGTAACATCCGCCCGACGGGCGAATTCCTGATGGAGGACTTTTACTACGCCGGCGGACTGCCGGCGTTGTGGAAGCAGTTGGAACCGCTGCTGCACCTCGAAGAGCGCAACGTGATCGGCAGCATCGGCGAGGCGATCCGCGAGATCGAAGTTCATCTGCCGGACGTGATCCGATCGCTCGATAACCCCGTTGCCGCGCGCGGCGGCACGGCGATCCTGAAAGGAAACCTCGCGCCCCAGGGCTGCGTCATGAAGCCCGCCGCAGCCGACCCTGCCCTTCTCAAGCATCGCGGGCCCGCGCTTGTCTTCGACGATTACGAGGCGATGATGAAGGCGGTGAACGACGAGGATCTCGACGTCACCGCCGACACGGTCCTGATCCTGCGCAACGCCGGTCCCGTCGGCGGACCGGGCATGCCGGAATGGGGAATGCTGCCCATCCCGAAGAAGCTTCTGAAACAGGGCGTGCGCGATATGGTGCGCATTTCGGACGCTCGCATGAGCGGCACCAGCTACGGCGCCTGCATTCTGCACGTCGCGCCGGAGTCTTACGTCGGCGGTCCGCTGGCGGCCGTGCGCAATGGCGACGTTATCGCCCTCGACGTCGCCAATCGGACGCTCACGCTGGAGGTCAGCTCAGCGGAGATCGAGCGCCGGCTCTCGAGATGGCGACCGCCGGAGCGCGATTATTCGCGAGGCTTTCTGAAGATGCATGCGGAGCATATCCAGCAGGCCCCCGAAGGCTGCGATTTCACCTTCCTGCAATCGCCCCATAAGCTGCCCGAACCGGAAATCCATTGA
- a CDS encoding FadR/GntR family transcriptional regulator, with the protein MNDVMLKLKPARRERLADVLYGQILEQIASGQMAEGAKLPSEARICRDFQVSRPVVREALMRLQADGLVVSRQGIGTFVKSRPSNKLTDFAASAEIASYLRAFEPRLALETECAGLAAMRRTKAQLNQIGEALAALEGAFARGETGWEEDFAFHLAVAAAAGNELFPRLLEELGDILRGSMRMALSLTRQGSEDRRRRVLEEHRKIFTAISGQNRELARLYMRYHLTESRARITGSHGDL; encoded by the coding sequence TTGAACGATGTGATGTTGAAACTGAAACCGGCGCGGCGAGAGCGGCTCGCCGATGTTCTTTACGGCCAGATCCTCGAGCAGATCGCGAGCGGCCAGATGGCCGAGGGTGCGAAATTGCCGTCGGAAGCCCGGATCTGCCGCGACTTCCAGGTTTCCAGGCCGGTCGTTCGCGAGGCGCTGATGCGGCTGCAGGCGGACGGCCTCGTGGTTTCGCGGCAGGGTATCGGCACCTTCGTCAAGTCGCGCCCCTCCAACAAGCTGACAGATTTTGCGGCCTCGGCGGAGATCGCCAGCTACCTCAGGGCTTTCGAACCGCGATTGGCACTCGAAACCGAGTGTGCGGGACTGGCCGCGATGCGCCGCACCAAGGCCCAGCTCAACCAGATCGGCGAGGCGCTGGCGGCACTGGAGGGCGCCTTTGCCCGCGGCGAGACCGGTTGGGAGGAAGATTTCGCCTTCCATCTTGCCGTTGCCGCGGCCGCGGGCAACGAGCTTTTCCCGCGCCTCCTGGAAGAGCTTGGCGATATTCTGCGCGGCTCGATGCGCATGGCGCTCAGCCTGACGCGGCAGGGCTCGGAGGACCGGCGGCGGCGCGTGCTCGAGGAGCACCGCAAGATATTCACCGCGATTTCCGGACAAAACCGCGAGCTCGCTCGCCTTTACATGCGCTATCACCTGACCGAATCGCGGGCCCGCATCACCGGATCCCACGGCGATCTCTAG